The following are encoded together in the Candidatus Margulisiibacteriota bacterium genome:
- a CDS encoding kelch repeat-containing protein has protein sequence MKSTFGIRNTVILAAVILLLLLSSSHASQTNSPSNKSVLKRISEAFAVPQIRSKFEAPTPIGIEENSSRFTYSIGEARPESHEGLKSEEKQALEALAKRSGRSGAGSVEYVLGRDHSKGYLIKTDKEKISVKLQNSNRKSKAVLHEGKACYKNVLPETDAVYMPLPGGIEEMFVIWKDKGQKIINEIEITNGAIELSGEGELRLGGMELSRPVIFDSEGKKVEGKYLLKKTGRGKASVEIAFDKKGLTFPVLIDPVWRSSASMSTNRVYATATLLPNGKVLVAGGLKNNAYAEADYLNTCQLYDPSTGTWSSTGNMTRARAYHAAVLLPTGKVLVSGGFLYLSGYLASCELYDPSSGIWTATDSMSTPRAIHGLVLLNTGNVIAVGGLYTGVRYNKNSELYNPSTGTWGTVRSLGTERYYSTTTLLTNGKVLLAGGSSEAGTILNTCELYNPSTNAWSYGANMPAAKSVHFAVSLPDGRVLVGGGRSTASGVVNTCFRYNPTTNAWATTGNLGTARAFPNSVLLPDGKVLITGGTTSSGYLNSSEIYNPSSGTWASAGSMGTARTYFATTLLPSGKVLAVGGASANVGNSFTGLNSSELFDPSTGGWTVASGMSTARYYHTATLLPNGKVLVAGGIGAGSSYDLTSCELYNPSSGSWSPTGNLNTRRSNHTATLLPSGKVLVAGGAAYGISANTTSCELYDPTSGTWGMTGDLNEGRLYHTATLLQNGKVLVAGGHDYSTPRINSCELYDPSTGRWSTTGNLSVGRAVHTATLLQNGKVLVAGGIGGASGAVLSSCQLYNPTSGTWGTTGSMNTARYHHSATMLLNGKVLVTGGTNGSTSLTSCQLYDPTSGTWSTTGSTYWGRYDHTATLLPNGDVLVEGGIISWNSSSACELYNLSNATWSRSGNMNTARQYHTATLLPSGRVLVAGGSSAGALNSCELARYTEYNYTTYSDMQPSVSSIGGSSSFPKSLVPNTAYAIVGTGLKGISESSNGSYHNSATNYPRVYLQFANSGGFGSFASSDNLLDETESLYPMTSAQWASAGTSISFRTPSDLPEGYYLLSVQSNAVPSEAKMVYYSTQTDPPPQAPSDFSITPYSTTRLNYSWTDNSVNESGFRIMDGSNVVKKTAAAGATSAYETGLSVNTQYTRKVQAWNAAGAATSDSVAKYTLIQTPSGCTFETPSTTSLTVHDSGGFSRLNLGSSGVYFQNTTRGTNSGWIRTNTWASTGLSQNTPYNFRITARNGDGTITSTLAAETKYTAIAAATAATWEIATTSITIRSSSAPVNLRLGQSGIYFQNVTKGTNSGWIKTNTWVSSGLLVNTPYAFKITLRNAEGVITATLDAGTKYTAVPAPTAMTSEALTSSSVKIHSSSVPANLSSGLSGLYFKNVTKNTNSGWIKTNTWTSSSLSANTSYSFTITARNGDGVVTTVADVGSIVTALAAPSAATFDAVSTNALTIHSSAVPPNLALGSTGISFEVHTSKSGWLKRNNWTKTGLSYNTRYFSSVNFRNQTGVLASAYTGYTPYTAIQPPSSAVFSGITTGAITIRAGNTLSNLTTGSSGVYFRNSTKNTNSGWLQTNSWTSSGLSENTNYRFYITSRNSDAVLTSPTYDAGTKYSAIIRPTSATWEGFTTSSMIIHSSVAPANLNLGSSGILFSNTTRGTNSGWIRTNTWNSTGLLANTLYAYTITTRNGDGLLNSAYAVGSKYSAVEQVTSATYESVTSNSITVHAGHSVSNLHLGGSGIWFYNDTKGTNSGWIKTNTWTTGSLTPNTLHSFRVLTRNGNSLQTSFYSASKYTLAAVPAAPTVSGSYDSTDLYNCKITINPNSNPSGTYFAVSPDNGTNWLQSNGTISTTAYWSTSTTAWKYRALSANTSYSFKVKARNGENIETALSSAGSDTTPPAKPSGLASSDITAYSARLAWNSVTAANRYEVSMGTNTAGTNLGVFSTTETVMSKTGLASLKKYYWFVRAVSTANGTGEPSSIANFTTDNGIPDTPESFSIYSASASQLNYTWVDASDNESGFRILDGSDVIKRLAIAGATSTSETGLSANMQYSRKIQAYSSYGASTSAAVSKYTSIEAAASATFEPITLNGLTIHSSNQPSNLTSGSSGMYFQITSPSASVSNSGWIKTNTWAKTGLLPNTPYTYKITTRNGDGTLSATLPVSSKYTSIESVSSATFESLAAGSMTAHVGHSLTNLHLGSSGIWFYNDTRGTNSGWIKTNTWVTDSLAANTSYSFRIKTRNANAVQTNFYNASKYSAINPPGIATYEALTTSSMRVHSSSEPENLSLGSSGVYFQNVTRGTNSGWIRTNTWNSTGLNPNTRYTYRITARNGDGLVTSTTEAGSKYTLAAAPLVNTVAGSYDAIYGYHCDITLNENGNPAGRVTDYAVTPDNGSTWLQSDGSASSTVYWDKTTSWTYKNLSSNTLYSFKAKARNADGTETELSSAGSDTTPPAAPSSPTSSSITAGSARLSWSSSAGANRYEVSFGTNAAGTNLGVTSTTETVLDKTGLLPLRNYYWSVKAVSTANGTGAASSIVPFTTDDGPPSTPESFSVAPASTSQFNYSWVDASDNESGFRILDGSNAVKRLAVAGATSTSESGLSANTQYARKVQAYSAYGAATSAAVSKYTSIEAVASATYESLSSSSMTVHSASEPSNLGAGDSGLYFIAEDTIAFPTRIA, from the coding sequence TTGAAAAGTACTTTCGGCATCCGGAATACGGTCATTCTGGCGGCGGTGATATTACTGTTACTGCTTTCTTCTTCACATGCCTCTCAAACAAATAGTCCAAGCAACAAGTCAGTTTTAAAGCGCATTTCAGAAGCTTTTGCAGTCCCGCAGATAAGGTCCAAGTTCGAGGCGCCGACACCCATCGGGATAGAGGAGAACTCCAGCAGGTTCACATATTCTATTGGCGAAGCGCGCCCGGAGTCCCATGAGGGGCTCAAGTCCGAGGAAAAGCAGGCGCTTGAGGCGCTGGCCAAGCGGAGCGGGCGCTCCGGCGCAGGTTCTGTCGAGTATGTTCTTGGCAGAGACCACTCTAAAGGTTATTTGATAAAGACTGACAAAGAAAAGATCTCCGTTAAACTCCAAAATTCGAACAGAAAGTCAAAGGCCGTTCTGCATGAAGGCAAAGCCTGCTATAAGAATGTTCTGCCCGAAACAGATGCTGTTTACATGCCGCTTCCCGGCGGGATCGAAGAGATGTTCGTTATCTGGAAGGACAAAGGGCAAAAGATAATCAATGAGATAGAAATTACGAACGGAGCCATAGAACTGTCGGGCGAAGGAGAGCTGCGGTTAGGAGGGATGGAGCTATCGAGGCCCGTCATTTTTGATTCAGAAGGGAAAAAAGTTGAAGGAAAATACCTCCTTAAGAAAACAGGGCGCGGCAAGGCTTCTGTCGAAATAGCCTTTGACAAAAAGGGACTTACATTTCCTGTGCTGATAGACCCGGTGTGGAGAAGCTCCGCCAGCATGAGCACCAACAGGGTTTATGCAACGGCAACGCTGCTGCCCAACGGCAAGGTGCTTGTTGCAGGAGGGTTGAAGAATAATGCGTATGCCGAGGCGGACTATCTAAACACCTGCCAATTGTACGATCCATCAACAGGCACCTGGAGCTCTACAGGCAACATGACAAGGGCAAGGGCATACCATGCAGCTGTACTCCTTCCGACCGGCAAAGTCCTTGTCTCGGGCGGATTTCTTTATCTGTCGGGTTATCTGGCTTCCTGCGAACTGTATGACCCTTCAAGCGGCATCTGGACGGCCACCGATTCTATGAGCACTCCCAGGGCCATCCATGGGCTTGTACTTCTTAATACAGGAAACGTTATTGCTGTAGGCGGGCTGTATACCGGGGTCAGGTATAACAAGAATTCCGAACTTTACAATCCTTCAACAGGCACCTGGGGAACTGTCCGCAGCCTCGGGACCGAAAGATATTATTCAACAACTACACTCCTTACCAACGGGAAAGTCCTTTTGGCGGGAGGCTCTTCCGAGGCGGGAACAATTCTAAACACGTGCGAGCTGTATAACCCTTCGACCAACGCCTGGAGCTACGGGGCTAACATGCCGGCGGCAAAATCAGTGCACTTTGCCGTGTCGCTTCCGGACGGGCGGGTGCTGGTGGGAGGCGGCAGATCGACAGCTTCCGGAGTTGTGAACACCTGTTTTAGATATAATCCCACGACTAACGCCTGGGCCACGACAGGGAACCTGGGCACAGCAAGAGCTTTTCCTAATTCTGTGCTGCTTCCCGACGGCAAAGTCCTGATCACCGGAGGAACAACGAGCAGCGGTTATTTGAATTCTTCGGAGATCTATAACCCATCGTCCGGGACCTGGGCCTCAGCCGGTTCAATGGGAACGGCCAGGACTTATTTTGCGACAACTCTTCTTCCCAGCGGAAAGGTGCTTGCTGTGGGTGGTGCCAGCGCAAATGTTGGCAACAGTTTTACCGGTCTTAACTCCTCTGAATTATTTGACCCGTCTACGGGGGGGTGGACGGTAGCAAGCGGCATGTCCACGGCAAGATATTATCATACGGCAACGCTATTACCCAATGGTAAAGTTTTGGTGGCGGGGGGGATCGGGGCGGGCAGTTCTTATGATCTAACTTCCTGTGAATTGTACAATCCTTCGTCCGGAAGTTGGAGCCCGACAGGAAATTTAAATACGAGAAGAAGCAATCATACAGCAACGCTATTGCCCAGCGGTAAAGTGCTTGTGGCCGGGGGAGCAGCATACGGCATCAGTGCTAATACTACCTCTTGTGAGTTGTATGATCCTACCTCCGGGACCTGGGGAATGACGGGAGATTTAAATGAGGGAAGATTATATCATACAGCAACGCTGTTGCAGAACGGCAAAGTGCTGGTGGCGGGAGGCCATGATTACAGTACCCCTCGTATAAATTCCTGTGAGTTGTACGATCCTTCAACCGGGAGATGGAGTACAACTGGAAATTTAAGTGTGGGAAGAGCTGTGCATACAGCAACACTGTTGCAGAATGGGAAGGTGCTTGTAGCGGGAGGGATCGGGGGAGCAAGCGGAGCTGTTTTATCTTCCTGCCAGTTGTATAATCCTACCTCCGGGACCTGGGGCACTACAGGGAGCATGAATACGGCACGCTATCATCATTCGGCAACTATGTTGCTGAATGGGAAAGTGCTTGTAACGGGTGGAACTAATGGCAGCACTTCCTTAACTTCCTGCCAGTTGTATGATCCTACCTCCGGGACTTGGAGCACTACTGGGAGCACATATTGGGGCAGGTACGATCATACAGCAACACTTTTGCCAAACGGCGATGTCCTTGTGGAGGGAGGCATAATAAGTTGGAATTCTTCCTCAGCTTGTGAACTTTATAACCTTTCCAATGCCACTTGGAGTCGTTCTGGCAACATGAATACGGCAAGACAGTATCACACGGCAACTCTTTTGCCCAGCGGTAGAGTTCTAGTGGCGGGAGGAAGCAGTGCTGGTGCTTTAAACTCCTGTGAATTGGCAAGATATACAGAATACAATTACACAACCTATTCTGATATGCAACCTTCTGTTTCATCTATAGGAGGATCCTCAAGTTTTCCAAAGAGCTTAGTTCCTAATACCGCGTATGCTATAGTAGGGACTGGCTTAAAAGGAATCTCGGAATCTTCAAATGGCTCCTATCACAATTCGGCCACAAATTATCCAAGAGTATATCTGCAATTCGCCAATTCCGGAGGCTTCGGTTCGTTCGCTTCTTCCGACAATTTGCTGGACGAGACCGAATCCCTTTACCCCATGACATCTGCCCAGTGGGCCAGCGCCGGGACCTCGATAAGCTTTAGGACCCCTAGCGACCTGCCCGAAGGCTATTATCTTCTTTCTGTCCAGTCCAACGCGGTTCCGTCCGAGGCAAAGATGGTTTACTATTCTACTCAGACCGACCCGCCGCCTCAGGCGCCTTCTGATTTTTCCATAACCCCGTACTCCACGACCCGCCTCAATTATTCCTGGACCGACAACTCGGTAAATGAATCCGGTTTCAGGATAATGGACGGCAGCAATGTTGTTAAGAAAACAGCTGCGGCGGGAGCAACTTCGGCGTACGAGACAGGCCTTTCCGTCAACACGCAGTACACAAGAAAAGTTCAGGCCTGGAACGCGGCGGGAGCCGCGACCTCCGATTCAGTTGCCAAATATACTTTGATACAAACCCCTTCGGGCTGCACTTTTGAAACGCCTTCGACAACTTCTTTGACCGTGCACGACTCGGGAGGTTTTTCCCGCCTTAATCTCGGGTCTTCGGGCGTGTATTTTCAGAACACTACCCGCGGGACCAACAGCGGCTGGATAAGGACTAATACATGGGCAAGCACAGGCCTTTCACAAAACACGCCGTATAATTTCAGGATAACAGCGCGTAACGGCGATGGCACCATAACTTCAACACTTGCGGCTGAGACCAAATATACCGCTATAGCGGCGGCAACTGCTGCAACCTGGGAAATAGCCACGACTTCCATCACTATCCGTTCTTCGAGCGCGCCCGTCAATCTTCGTCTCGGCCAGTCGGGGATCTATTTCCAAAATGTCACCAAAGGTACCAACAGCGGCTGGATAAAGACAAATACCTGGGTAAGCTCAGGGCTTCTGGTCAATACCCCTTACGCTTTCAAGATAACGCTTAGGAATGCCGAAGGCGTGATAACGGCGACGCTGGATGCGGGGACAAAGTATACTGCGGTACCGGCGCCGACGGCCATGACTTCTGAGGCGCTGACGAGTTCCTCGGTAAAAATACATTCCTCATCAGTGCCCGCCAACCTGTCATCAGGCCTTTCGGGCCTTTATTTCAAAAATGTCACCAAGAATACCAACAGCGGCTGGATAAAGACCAACACCTGGACCAGTTCTTCTCTGTCAGCTAACACCTCTTACAGTTTTACAATAACTGCCCGCAACGGCGACGGAGTTGTAACAACGGTTGCTGATGTCGGCTCGATCGTAACGGCGCTTGCAGCCCCTTCTGCCGCAACCTTTGATGCTGTTTCAACAAACGCGCTAACTATACATTCCAGCGCGGTCCCTCCCAACCTGGCGCTGGGGAGCACCGGCATTTCTTTTGAGGTCCATACCTCCAAAAGCGGCTGGCTTAAGAGGAATAACTGGACCAAGACGGGGCTGTCGTACAACACAAGATATTTTTCAAGCGTTAATTTCCGCAACCAGACGGGTGTTTTGGCATCTGCCTATACAGGGTATACCCCCTATACCGCCATCCAGCCGCCCTCCTCGGCGGTGTTCAGCGGTATTACAACAGGCGCCATAACCATAAGGGCCGGCAATACCCTGAGCAATCTTACAACAGGTTCCTCGGGTGTATATTTCCGCAACTCGACCAAGAATACCAACAGCGGCTGGCTTCAAACCAACAGCTGGACGAGCAGCGGCCTTTCGGAAAACACTAACTACAGGTTTTATATTACTTCCCGTAACAGCGATGCGGTATTAACATCTCCGACCTATGATGCCGGAACAAAGTATAGTGCTATTATTAGGCCGACTTCAGCCACCTGGGAGGGATTTACAACTTCTTCAATGATTATACATTCCAGCGTTGCTCCGGCCAACCTGAATCTGGGATCTTCGGGGATTCTTTTTTCAAACACAACCAGGGGGACCAATAGTGGATGGATAAGGACCAACACCTGGAACAGCACGGGGCTTCTGGCAAATACGCTTTATGCCTATACCATAACGACCCGCAACGGCGACGGCCTGTTGAACTCGGCTTACGCGGTCGGTTCCAAGTATTCGGCGGTAGAGCAAGTCACTTCCGCTACATATGAAAGCGTTACCTCAAACTCTATAACTGTGCACGCAGGGCATTCAGTAAGCAACCTGCATCTGGGAGGCTCCGGCATATGGTTTTATAACGACACCAAAGGCACCAACAGCGGTTGGATAAAAACAAACACCTGGACAACGGGCAGTCTAACACCCAACACTTTGCATTCTTTCAGGGTGCTGACGAGGAACGGGAATTCCCTACAAACCTCTTTTTACAGCGCCTCCAAATATACACTGGCCGCGGTCCCGGCCGCGCCGACAGTGAGCGGCTCCTACGACTCGACTGACCTTTACAACTGCAAAATAACGATAAATCCTAACAGCAATCCTTCCGGCACCTACTTTGCGGTGAGTCCCGACAATGGGACAAATTGGCTGCAGAGCAACGGTACGATATCGACCACTGCTTATTGGAGCACGAGTACGACCGCCTGGAAGTACAGGGCCCTTTCAGCAAACACTTCCTATTCTTTTAAGGTAAAGGCCAGGAACGGTGAGAACATAGAAACGGCTTTGTCCTCTGCCGGCTCGGATACAACCCCTCCCGCAAAACCTTCCGGGCTTGCTTCATCCGATATAACGGCTTATTCCGCAAGGCTTGCCTGGAACAGTGTAACGGCTGCTAACAGGTATGAAGTAAGCATGGGGACTAACACTGCCGGAACAAACCTCGGCGTATTTTCCACTACAGAAACGGTTATGAGCAAGACAGGTCTTGCATCGCTCAAAAAGTATTACTGGTTCGTCAGGGCCGTTTCAACTGCCAACGGAACGGGAGAGCCTTCCTCTATCGCGAATTTCACGACCGATAACGGCATACCGGATACTCCCGAGAGTTTTAGCATTTATTCTGCTTCGGCTTCACAGCTGAACTATACCTGGGTGGATGCTTCCGACAATGAAAGCGGCTTTAGGATACTGGACGGCAGCGATGTGATAAAAAGGCTGGCAATTGCGGGCGCGACCTCCACTTCGGAGACCGGACTGTCCGCTAACATGCAGTACTCAAGAAAGATACAGGCTTACAGCTCTTACGGCGCCTCCACCTCGGCGGCAGTATCAAAATATACTTCGATCGAAGCAGCGGCTTCCGCCACGTTTGAGCCTATAACACTGAACGGCCTCACCATACATTCTTCAAACCAGCCAAGCAATTTAACTTCCGGTTCTTCAGGGATGTATTTTCAGATAACAAGCCCTTCTGCTTCAGTCTCGAACAGCGGCTGGATAAAGACCAATACATGGGCCAAGACGGGATTACTGCCTAATACACCCTACACTTACAAAATAACCACGAGGAACGGGGACGGGACCCTGTCTGCAACTCTACCAGTGTCTTCAAAATATACTTCCATAGAGTCGGTGTCTTCGGCCACCTTTGAAAGCCTTGCCGCAGGCTCTATGACCGCTCATGTGGGGCATTCGCTGACAAATCTTCATTTAGGGAGTTCCGGGATTTGGTTCTACAATGATACAAGAGGTACCAATAGCGGCTGGATAAAAACCAATACCTGGGTAACGGATAGTTTGGCTGCCAATACCAGTTACAGTTTCAGGATAAAGACAAGAAACGCCAATGCGGTGCAAACAAATTTTTACAATGCTTCGAAATATTCTGCTATAAACCCTCCGGGGATCGCTACCTATGAAGCCCTGACAACATCTTCAATGAGGGTCCATTCTTCTTCCGAACCCGAGAACCTTTCCCTTGGGTCCTCAGGCGTTTATTTTCAGAACGTCACCCGCGGCACCAACAGCGGCTGGATAAGGACCAACACCTGGAACAGCACGGGGCTTAATCCAAATACCAGATATACCTACAGGATCACGGCCCGCAACGGGGACGGTCTTGTCACATCCACAACGGAAGCAGGCTCCAAATATACGCTTGCTGCCGCGCCTTTGGTCAATACGGTTGCCGGAAGCTATGATGCCATATACGGATACCATTGCGACATAACTCTGAACGAGAACGGCAACCCTGCGGGCAGAGTGACGGACTACGCGGTAACTCCGGACAACGGGTCTACCTGGCTGCAGAGCGACGGCAGTGCAAGCTCCACAGTTTATTGGGATAAAACGACCAGTTGGACCTACAAGAACCTTTCCTCCAACACGCTCTACAGCTTTAAGGCAAAAGCAAGGAACGCTGACGGGACCGAAACCGAACTGTCGTCGGCAGGTTCGGATACAACTCCTCCGGCAGCGCCGTCAAGTCCAACTTCCTCAAGCATTACCGCCGGTTCCGC